The Capsicum annuum cultivar UCD-10X-F1 unplaced genomic scaffold, UCD10Xv1.1 ctg62205, whole genome shotgun sequence genomic sequence CTACCGCACATGACTTCAAGAGTCATGATGATATTACTGAGGAACgtctttatcaaaatatttttgtttctCACTTCGGTCAATtagcaataatttttttgtggacTTCCGTAAATCTATTTCATGTAGCTTGGCAAGGAAATTTTGAGTCGTGGGTACAGGACCCTTTACATGTAAGACCTATTGCTCATGCAATTTGGGATCCTTATTTTAGTCAACCGGCCGTGGAAGCTTTTACTCGAGGGGGTGCTTTTGGCCCAGTGAATATCGCTTATTCTGGTGTTTATCAGTGGTGGGATACAATCGGTTTACGCACTAATCAAGATCTTTATACTGGCgctctttttctattatttctttctgCCATATCCTTAATAGCAGGTTGGTTACACCTACAACCAAAATGGAAACCGAGCATTTCCTGGTTCAAAAATGCCAAATCTCGTCTGAATCATCATTTGTCAGGACTTTTTGGCATAAGTGCCTTAGCTTGGACAGGGCGTTTAGTCCATGTTGCTATTCCTGCATCCAGAGGAGAGTACGTTCGGTGGAATAATTTCTTAGATGTATTACCGCATCCCCAAGGGTTAGGTCCACTTTTTACAGGTCAATGGAATCTTTATGCTCAAAACCCCGATTCAAGTAGTCATTTATTTGGTACCACCCAAGGGACGGGAACTGC encodes the following:
- the LOC124893585 gene encoding photosystem I P700 chlorophyll a apoprotein A2-like: MALRFPRFSQGLAQDPTTRRIWFGIATAHDFKSHDDITEERLYQNIFVSHFGQLAIIFLWTSVNLFHVAWQGNFESWVQDPLHVRPIAHAIWDPYFSQPAVEAFTRGGAFGPVNIAYSGVYQWWDTIGLRTNQDLYTGALFLLFLSAISLIAGWLHLQPKWKPSISWFKNAKSRLNHHLSGLFGISALAWTGRLVHVAIPASRGEYVRWNNFLDVLPHPQGLGPLFTGQWNLYAQNPDSSSHLFGTTQGTGTAILTLLGGFHPQTQSLWLTDIAHHHLAIAFIFLVAGHMYRTNFGIGHSMKDLLDAXXXXXXXXXXXHKDPYDTINNSLHFQLGLALASLGVITCLVAQHMYSLPTYAFIAQDFTTQAALYTHHQYIVGFIMTGAFAHGAIFFIRDYNPEQNEDNVLARMLDHKEAIISHLSWASLFLGFHTLGLYVHNDVMLAFGT